Proteins encoded in a region of the Candidatus Nitrospira nitrificans genome:
- the shc gene encoding squalene--hopene cyclase, which produces MNIIKALFNRLSDSLLSTVHGRLDPAAELTPVASLRLVSDKPVILPSLDSSATRRPIGHAVSQPDAVDDAIRRSQSWFFNRQHAEGYWVAELEADTTLTSEYIMLRRFLDRIDPDREAKAVRYLQTTQLPDGGWPIYYGGPAEISASVKAYFALKLSGVSADEPFMVRAKERILAMGGVLQANVFTKITLALFDQYDWEGVPHMPVELMLLPKKFYFSIYAISYWSRAVLIPLLIVFAHRPVCRIPREQGIDELYSTPRPEVRYWKYPPFNKDQAWFTPHNFFVALDVMLKLYDRMPMRVLREKALHKAACWMVDHLKGSGGLGAIYPAMANSIMALKCLGYDADDPLVVKALREIEALEVCDSAMIDSEVVPTLHLQPCFSPIWDTALLTNALVEAGVPQDHPALQKAGRYLMSRQTKTVGDWIISSPNAEPGGWYFQFENESYPDVDDSAVVIMALSKLKISGQENELNESIRRGMQWVLAMQGSDGGWGAYDKDNNRVVFNYIPFADHKALLDPSTSDLAGRCLEMLGALGYDKTHPAAGPALAFLKKEQEKDGSWYGRWGVNYIYGTWSVLAGLRAIGEDLSAPYIRRAVAWLESRQNPDGGWGESCLSYRDECEFHGKGDSTPSQTAWALMALMSAGAIDSFSVARGVQFLLRWQMKDGSWEEISHTGTGFPRVFYLRYHWYCQYFPLWALAMYRNLRSRGKIRAEELRHHIQGPDTYRSEH; this is translated from the coding sequence ATGAATATCATCAAGGCGTTGTTCAATCGCCTCTCCGACAGCCTACTCTCGACTGTGCACGGGCGACTCGATCCTGCCGCGGAATTGACTCCTGTCGCGTCGCTTCGGTTGGTTTCTGACAAACCGGTTATTTTACCGTCATTGGATTCTTCAGCTACTCGCCGGCCCATCGGTCATGCCGTGAGTCAACCTGATGCGGTAGATGACGCGATCAGGCGGAGTCAGTCGTGGTTCTTCAACCGTCAGCATGCCGAAGGGTATTGGGTTGCCGAGCTGGAAGCGGACACCACGCTGACCTCCGAATACATCATGCTGCGTCGATTCCTTGATCGGATCGATCCTGATCGAGAGGCGAAGGCTGTCCGATACCTCCAAACGACGCAACTACCCGATGGCGGATGGCCGATCTATTACGGCGGCCCGGCGGAGATCAGCGCATCGGTTAAGGCATACTTTGCGCTCAAATTAAGCGGTGTGTCGGCGGACGAACCGTTTATGGTTCGGGCCAAAGAACGGATTCTGGCGATGGGCGGTGTCCTACAAGCCAACGTGTTTACAAAAATCACGCTGGCCTTGTTCGATCAGTACGATTGGGAAGGTGTTCCCCACATGCCCGTCGAACTGATGTTGTTACCGAAGAAGTTCTACTTCAGCATCTATGCGATCTCGTATTGGTCTCGGGCCGTGCTGATTCCCTTGCTCATCGTCTTTGCCCACCGCCCGGTCTGTCGTATTCCACGTGAACAAGGTATCGATGAGTTGTATTCGACCCCGCGCCCGGAGGTTCGCTATTGGAAATACCCTCCGTTCAACAAGGATCAGGCCTGGTTCACTCCGCATAACTTCTTTGTGGCATTGGATGTGATGCTGAAACTCTATGATCGGATGCCCATGCGGGTGTTACGGGAAAAGGCGTTGCACAAGGCCGCTTGCTGGATGGTGGATCACCTCAAAGGGTCCGGGGGGCTCGGTGCCATCTATCCGGCGATGGCCAACTCCATCATGGCGCTTAAATGCCTGGGATACGATGCCGATGACCCATTGGTGGTTAAGGCGCTTCGTGAGATTGAGGCGCTGGAAGTTTGCGATTCCGCGATGATCGATAGTGAGGTCGTCCCGACTCTCCATCTCCAGCCCTGTTTTTCTCCCATTTGGGATACCGCGTTGCTCACGAATGCGCTGGTTGAAGCGGGAGTGCCGCAGGATCATCCGGCGCTCCAAAAGGCAGGCCGGTATCTGATGTCCCGGCAAACCAAGACAGTCGGCGACTGGATCATTTCCTCGCCGAACGCAGAACCGGGTGGATGGTACTTCCAGTTCGAGAATGAATCATATCCGGATGTTGACGATTCCGCAGTGGTCATCATGGCGCTCTCCAAATTGAAGATCTCCGGCCAGGAGAACGAGCTGAACGAGTCTATTCGCCGCGGGATGCAATGGGTTTTGGCAATGCAGGGATCCGACGGTGGCTGGGGCGCATACGATAAAGACAACAATCGAGTCGTCTTCAACTATATCCCTTTTGCCGATCATAAAGCGCTCTTGGACCCCAGTACCTCTGATCTGGCCGGGCGTTGTCTGGAGATGCTCGGTGCATTGGGATATGACAAGACGCATCCAGCCGCCGGACCGGCCTTGGCGTTTCTGAAAAAAGAGCAGGAGAAAGACGGCAGTTGGTACGGACGCTGGGGTGTGAATTATATTTACGGGACCTGGTCCGTCTTGGCAGGGCTCAGAGCCATCGGTGAGGATCTTTCAGCGCCGTATATCCGTCGAGCGGTTGCCTGGTTGGAATCGAGACAGAATCCTGATGGCGGGTGGGGTGAGTCTTGTCTTTCCTATCGGGATGAGTGTGAGTTTCACGGGAAAGGGGACAGCACACCCTCACAAACCGCATGGGCGTTGATGGCGCTGATGTCAGCTGGTGCGATTGATTCCTTCAGTGTCGCGCGCGGGGTGCAGTTTCTCCTGCGTTGGCAGATGAAGGACGGATCGTGGGAGGAAATTAGCCATACCGGCACGGGATTTCCGCGTGTCTTTTATCTTCGCTATCATTGGTATTGCCAGTACTTCCCACTCTGGGCTCTGGCGATGTACCGTAACCTCCGTTCCCGCGGGAAGATACGGGCTGAGGAACTTCGCCATCATATTCAAGGACCTGACACATATCGGTCCGAGCATTGA
- a CDS encoding 5'-methylthioadenosine/S-adenosylhomocysteine nucleosidase family protein, protein MTLSGSLSTHSTGAAPAKRIAIFAATPWEMRAVQSAFSPGSERRICGRQVFVRTIGDREYWLAQTGVGPDKAGQCAAQLLDNQSFNLVVSTGFACALIAADIGALLVGREVVRRGNPGGEPSEILDMPGEERDLAMTFVETLVPFERIGRFISTDHVIGSAQEKRKLAQSIQAIGLDMESATLAAHAQRAQVPFVIIRSVSDLQDEDLPLDFNLFLRPTGWIKGMGTVLAAPSCLLGLGRLRRQSLIAAEALRVFFRTYAAAMATERPKKELSPT, encoded by the coding sequence TTGACCCTCTCCGGCTCTCTTTCCACGCACTCAACTGGTGCTGCGCCAGCTAAGCGAATCGCCATTTTTGCAGCCACCCCATGGGAAATGAGGGCTGTTCAATCGGCGTTCTCTCCTGGGAGTGAACGCCGAATCTGTGGCCGCCAGGTTTTCGTGCGCACGATAGGTGACAGGGAGTATTGGCTGGCTCAAACCGGCGTCGGTCCTGATAAAGCGGGACAATGTGCCGCCCAGTTGCTCGACAACCAATCGTTCAACCTTGTGGTGTCGACGGGGTTTGCCTGTGCGCTTATTGCAGCGGATATCGGGGCGCTCTTGGTCGGTCGTGAGGTCGTGCGTCGAGGCAATCCCGGTGGCGAGCCGTCAGAAATTCTCGATATGCCGGGTGAGGAGCGAGATCTCGCGATGACGTTTGTCGAGACCCTGGTGCCGTTCGAGCGCATCGGGCGATTTATCTCGACCGATCATGTGATCGGCAGTGCCCAAGAAAAACGAAAGCTTGCGCAAAGCATTCAGGCCATCGGCCTCGATATGGAAAGTGCAACGTTGGCTGCTCACGCGCAACGCGCACAGGTTCCCTTTGTGATCATCCGATCCGTTTCGGATCTCCAGGACGAAGATCTTCCGCTTGACTTCAATCTTTTTCTCAGGCCCACTGGGTGGATCAAAGGTATGGGCACCGTCTTGGCCGCCCCTTCATGCCTCTTGGGTCTTGGCCGGCTTCGTCGACAAAGTCTGATCGCAGCAGAGGCCTTGAGGGTCTTTTTCCGGACCTATGCGGCGGCCATGGCGACCGAGCGACCGAAGAAAGAACTCTCGCCGACTTGA
- a CDS encoding MlaE family ABC transporter permease yields the protein MKLFELVGRWALTYVAEMGRMLIFVVTSFAWLARPPLRGIQIIKQLHFIGYKSTFVVVLTAAFTGMVLALQGYYTLRKFGSEGLLGSAVAISMIRELGPVLAALMVTARAGSAITAEIGIMRITEQIDALDTMAINPLQYLITPKLVAGLIGVPLLVAIFDVVGIYGGHLVGVELLGVNAGSYWNSIESAVEWKDVYGGILKSISFGLIVSWICCYKGFYTKMSAEGLGTATTEAVVLSSVLILIWDYFLTSLLM from the coding sequence ATGAAGCTATTCGAGCTCGTGGGCCGTTGGGCCCTTACCTATGTGGCGGAAATGGGTCGGATGCTGATCTTTGTGGTCACGTCCTTCGCCTGGCTGGCGCGGCCGCCGCTGCGGGGCATCCAAATCATCAAGCAACTCCACTTCATCGGCTACAAGTCGACGTTCGTTGTCGTGCTGACGGCGGCCTTTACCGGCATGGTGCTGGCGCTGCAAGGCTACTATACGTTAAGAAAGTTTGGGTCGGAAGGACTGTTAGGTTCCGCGGTTGCGATCAGCATGATTCGCGAATTGGGGCCGGTGTTGGCTGCGCTCATGGTGACGGCCCGCGCCGGTTCCGCGATTACCGCGGAGATCGGCATTATGCGGATCACGGAACAGATCGACGCGCTCGACACGATGGCCATTAATCCGCTCCAGTATCTGATTACGCCGAAACTGGTCGCCGGGTTGATCGGAGTGCCGCTGTTGGTTGCAATCTTCGACGTGGTGGGAATCTACGGCGGCCATCTGGTCGGGGTGGAACTGCTTGGCGTCAACGCCGGCTCGTATTGGAACTCCATCGAGTCCGCGGTGGAATGGAAAGATGTCTACGGCGGCATTCTCAAATCGATTAGTTTTGGGCTGATCGTGAGCTGGATCTGTTGCTATAAAGGATTTTACACCAAGATGAGCGCTGAAGGGCTTGGCACCGCCACGACGGAGGCGGTCGTGTTGTCGTCGGTCTTGATTCTCATCTGGGACTATTTCCTGACATCGTTGTTGATGTAA
- a CDS encoding ABC transporter ATP-binding protein: protein MLKLVGVTKMFGGQPVLRGIDLVVPEGKLTTIIGRSGEGKSVLLKHMIGLLQPDSGEVWVDGVEISRLRGHALNEVRKRFAMLFQGAALFDSLTVFENVAFPLRERLRMKGPDVTSRVDEKLEQVGLAGMGHKFPAELSGGMRKRAGLARALVMQPEIILFDEPTTGLDPLMAKSIHDLITSMQRKFGFTAVMVSHEIPEIFGISDYVAMLKRGRIAVMAEPEEFQRTTDPEIREFISVGGTVSLTKAGSSDQQDAEVSDHSQKPARGAP, encoded by the coding sequence ATGCTGAAGCTCGTCGGCGTGACAAAGATGTTCGGAGGACAACCGGTGCTGCGAGGCATCGACCTTGTCGTGCCTGAAGGGAAGCTCACGACGATCATCGGCCGAAGCGGAGAAGGCAAGAGCGTGTTGCTCAAGCACATGATCGGCTTGCTCCAGCCTGACTCCGGGGAAGTGTGGGTCGACGGCGTCGAGATCTCGCGACTTCGCGGCCATGCCCTCAACGAAGTGCGCAAACGGTTCGCGATGTTGTTTCAAGGGGCGGCGCTGTTCGACTCGTTGACCGTTTTTGAAAACGTGGCGTTTCCCCTCAGAGAGCGACTGCGAATGAAGGGGCCGGATGTGACCAGCCGTGTCGATGAAAAGCTGGAACAAGTAGGGTTGGCCGGAATGGGTCACAAGTTTCCGGCGGAATTGAGCGGGGGCATGCGGAAGCGCGCCGGCCTGGCCCGCGCGTTGGTGATGCAACCGGAGATTATTCTTTTCGACGAGCCGACGACGGGACTCGATCCGCTCATGGCCAAGTCGATTCATGATCTGATTACCAGCATGCAGCGGAAGTTCGGGTTTACCGCCGTGATGGTGAGCCATGAGATTCCGGAGATATTCGGGATTTCGGATTATGTTGCGATGTTGAAGCGTGGGAGAATAGCCGTGATGGCGGAGCCGGAAGAATTTCAACGGACGACCGATCCTGAAATCAGGGAATTCATTTCGGTCGGCGGCACGGTGTCGCTGACCAAAGCGGGTTCTTCGGACCAGCAGGATGCTGAAGTCTCAGACCATTCGCAAAAGCCCGCTAGAGGAGCGCCATGA
- the mlaD gene encoding outer membrane lipid asymmetry maintenance protein MlaD, with protein MEKSKLELVVGVFVLVGIVCLGYLSIKLGKLELIGGDVYEVDALFNSATGLKAGAAVEVAGVEVGRVKGISLKEDRAMVRLAVQNGTKLYSDTIASIKTRGIIGEKYLALSPGGGGDPLKPGDAIRDTESGLDLEELVSQYVHGKVN; from the coding sequence ATGGAGAAAAGCAAGTTGGAGCTGGTCGTCGGAGTGTTCGTGCTGGTCGGGATTGTCTGCTTAGGCTATCTGTCGATAAAACTCGGCAAATTAGAACTGATCGGGGGAGATGTCTACGAAGTGGATGCGCTGTTCAATTCAGCCACAGGGTTGAAAGCCGGAGCGGCTGTGGAGGTTGCCGGCGTGGAGGTGGGCCGAGTCAAGGGGATCAGTCTGAAAGAGGACCGGGCGATGGTGCGGTTGGCGGTGCAAAATGGGACGAAGCTCTACTCCGATACCATTGCCTCGATCAAAACCAGGGGGATCATCGGCGAAAAATACCTTGCGCTTTCGCCGGGAGGAGGAGGAGATCCTTTGAAACCGGGTGATGCCATTCGTGATACGGAATCAGGGCTCGACTTGGAGGAGTTAGTGAGTCAATACGTTCATGGTAAGGTCAACTAA
- a CDS encoding MlaC/ttg2D family ABC transporter substrate-binding protein, whose protein sequence is MIAIRNTRAERSGSSWFMVLMMVLCLGVVAVPGYAGPPTDSMKATIDEVLRLVREKELKQPEKAEERRNLLEKVVAARFDYAEMSRRALGAPWNQLTPQQKQEFVELFQTLLTNSYADKVETYSGEGVQYLNELTEKEYAEVRTKVLSGKTEIPLDYRLINKANDWRVYDVIVDGVSLVNNYRGQFSKILRASSYSDLVDQLRKKTDKLKAP, encoded by the coding sequence ATGATAGCGATCAGGAATACTAGGGCTGAGCGGAGCGGCAGCTCCTGGTTCATGGTGCTCATGATGGTGCTTTGCCTCGGAGTGGTGGCGGTGCCGGGATACGCGGGGCCTCCGACGGACTCCATGAAGGCGACGATCGACGAAGTGCTCCGCCTCGTGCGGGAAAAGGAACTCAAGCAGCCGGAGAAGGCGGAGGAGCGGCGAAACCTGCTGGAAAAGGTGGTGGCGGCACGGTTTGACTATGCGGAGATGTCCCGACGAGCGCTCGGGGCTCCCTGGAACCAGCTGACCCCTCAGCAAAAACAGGAATTTGTCGAGCTCTTTCAAACGTTGCTGACCAATTCGTATGCGGATAAGGTCGAAACCTATTCTGGCGAGGGCGTGCAGTATCTCAATGAGCTAACGGAGAAAGAGTACGCGGAAGTCAGGACCAAAGTGTTGTCAGGCAAGACGGAGATTCCGCTTGATTATCGCTTGATCAACAAGGCAAATGATTGGCGAGTCTATGACGTGATCGTAGACGGCGTCAGTCTGGTGAACAACTACCGTGGGCAGTTTTCGAAGATTCTCCGCGCCTCTTCCTATTCGGATCTCGTCGATCAGCTCCGCAAAAAAACCGACAAGCTCAAGGCGCCATAA
- a CDS encoding BamA/TamA family outer membrane protein: protein MRSLVVGVALLLLWGLCPVALTCALADVRLFPIPAVSSSKNDGNDVGMIVPALITGPDGDLKYLVAPMVVYNSIVGTRGTVNLFRYEPGGKELRGIASWTEEIERKFLLSYVDPGFSNGRYSIGFSAMYFKNATVRFFGLGPTTVEGSESNYTAPETRLNWKFGVYANEVTQIAVSQRLRHMQSIQQGATELPFSRDIFPDAPGVGGATILGQRISFHYDTRNNLVTPTDGMAVTAYAELNYNFKNSADPLYSRYGLEIKKMFASESKRAILVIRGDLQATLGSDVPFYEQSSLGGPNNLRGFGVDRYIDKQLIAFSIEERIHILRTRLAGVMADFEIAPFIDTGQVFNSFKNVSFKDYRITPGIGFRGIIRPNVVGRIDYGFSKEGGAIFAGLDFPY, encoded by the coding sequence ATGCGTAGCCTTGTGGTCGGTGTCGCGCTCCTACTGCTTTGGGGCCTGTGCCCCGTTGCGCTCACCTGCGCGCTCGCCGATGTGCGGCTTTTCCCGATTCCTGCCGTCAGTTCCAGCAAAAACGACGGCAATGATGTAGGGATGATCGTACCGGCTCTCATCACCGGACCGGATGGAGACCTCAAGTATTTGGTCGCGCCGATGGTGGTCTATAATTCGATCGTAGGCACCCGTGGAACCGTCAATCTGTTCCGTTATGAGCCGGGGGGAAAGGAGCTCCGAGGCATCGCGTCCTGGACGGAAGAAATCGAGCGAAAATTCCTGTTGAGCTATGTCGACCCGGGTTTCAGTAATGGCCGGTATAGCATTGGGTTCAGCGCCATGTATTTCAAGAACGCCACGGTGCGGTTTTTCGGGCTTGGTCCGACCACTGTGGAGGGCAGTGAGTCCAACTACACGGCTCCTGAGACGAGGTTGAACTGGAAATTCGGTGTCTATGCGAACGAGGTCACACAAATTGCGGTGAGCCAGCGATTGCGGCACATGCAATCGATCCAACAGGGCGCCACGGAACTCCCCTTTTCCAGGGATATTTTCCCCGATGCGCCGGGTGTGGGAGGGGCGACGATTCTCGGCCAGCGGATCAGCTTTCACTATGACACGCGGAATAACTTGGTGACCCCGACGGATGGGATGGCGGTTACGGCTTATGCTGAGCTGAACTACAACTTCAAAAATAGCGCGGATCCTCTGTATTCCAGGTACGGTCTCGAAATCAAAAAGATGTTTGCGAGTGAATCCAAGCGGGCGATTTTGGTGATTCGCGGCGATCTCCAAGCCACACTCGGCTCGGATGTTCCGTTTTACGAGCAGAGCTCGTTAGGTGGACCGAATAATCTGCGCGGGTTTGGTGTTGATCGGTACATCGATAAGCAGCTGATTGCCTTCAGTATTGAAGAGCGCATTCATATACTGCGGACGCGTCTGGCCGGGGTCATGGCGGATTTCGAGATTGCGCCGTTCATCGATACGGGGCAAGTGTTCAACTCGTTTAAGAATGTAAGCTTCAAGGACTATCGCATTACGCCGGGTATCGGATTTCGAGGGATCATTCGACCCAATGTCGTGGGACGGATCGACTACGGGTTCAGTAAAGAAGGAGGAGCTATTTTTGCTGGACTCGACTTTCCATACTAG
- the dxs gene encoding 1-deoxy-D-xylulose-5-phosphate synthase, which produces MSILKTIHSPADLKRLSPDKFPALCQEIREQIIGAVSHVGGHLASNLGVVELTVALQYLLDTPTDKIVWDTSNQSYTHKLLTGRREQFHTLRQYGGLSGFCKREESEYDTFNAGHAGTGVSAAFGMVEAREQLKQKNKVVCVVGDGAMTAGMTLEGLHHAGGLGKDFLVILNDNQMSISKNVGAISAYLSRTITGEFYGKVRQETGQLLGKIPHIGSDMQKLARRAEELAKGVILPGLLFEELGFQYSGPIDGHNFEHLLPTLENVLKMGGPVLLHIITKKGLGYEPAMKNPVWFHACPPFVRETGAPAKKAARPSYTAIAMDALVKLAREDKRVVAITAAMCEGTGLTGFEKEFPDRLYDVGIAEQHAVTFAAGLATQGMKPVVAMYATFLQRAYDQVVHDVATQNLPVAFFIDRGGLVAEDGTTHHGAFDYAYLRHVPNMVVMAPKDENELQHMVKTCLEFNGPISVRYPRGVSLGVKMDSVPQALPLGKGELLREGTDVAIIAIGVSVWQAVQAAERLGNEGISTTVVNGRFVKPLDHELIVDVAKRVRYVVTVEEGCKIGGFGSAVLETLSEAGLTDVKTKVLGLPDWYIEQGPQDLLRERYGLTAEGIYQSVKEVIGKAPAVKSPLTGAALAGHLPHGDEQGS; this is translated from the coding sequence ATGTCCATATTGAAGACGATCCATAGTCCTGCCGATCTGAAGCGGTTGTCTCCGGACAAATTTCCGGCATTGTGCCAGGAGATTCGTGAACAGATTATCGGAGCAGTCTCACATGTGGGCGGACATCTGGCTTCGAATTTAGGCGTCGTCGAGCTCACGGTCGCCTTGCAATATCTCCTGGACACGCCGACCGACAAAATCGTCTGGGACACCAGCAATCAGTCGTACACGCACAAACTCCTCACTGGCCGGCGTGAGCAGTTCCACACCCTTCGTCAGTATGGCGGATTGAGCGGGTTTTGTAAGCGGGAAGAGAGTGAATACGATACGTTCAACGCCGGCCATGCGGGGACCGGGGTGTCGGCCGCCTTCGGCATGGTCGAGGCCAGAGAGCAGTTGAAGCAGAAGAACAAGGTTGTCTGTGTCGTCGGCGACGGCGCCATGACGGCGGGGATGACGTTGGAAGGGCTGCACCATGCCGGGGGACTGGGAAAAGACTTTCTCGTGATTTTAAACGACAACCAAATGTCGATTTCGAAAAACGTGGGAGCCATTTCCGCCTACCTGAGTCGAACGATTACCGGCGAATTCTATGGCAAGGTGCGCCAGGAGACCGGTCAGCTGCTGGGGAAGATTCCTCACATCGGCTCCGACATGCAGAAACTCGCTCGCCGAGCCGAAGAACTTGCGAAAGGCGTGATTCTTCCGGGATTACTCTTTGAAGAGCTGGGGTTTCAGTACAGTGGGCCCATCGACGGCCACAATTTCGAGCATCTCCTTCCCACGCTTGAGAATGTATTGAAGATGGGGGGGCCGGTCCTGCTGCATATCATCACGAAGAAGGGGCTCGGGTACGAGCCGGCCATGAAAAATCCGGTGTGGTTCCATGCCTGCCCGCCGTTTGTTCGGGAGACTGGGGCGCCAGCGAAAAAGGCAGCACGCCCTTCGTATACGGCGATCGCGATGGATGCACTCGTCAAATTGGCCCGTGAAGATAAGCGCGTGGTAGCCATTACGGCAGCGATGTGTGAAGGTACGGGGTTGACGGGATTTGAAAAAGAGTTTCCGGATCGTCTGTATGACGTCGGGATTGCCGAGCAACATGCGGTGACGTTCGCGGCGGGGCTTGCGACGCAGGGCATGAAGCCGGTGGTGGCGATGTACGCGACCTTCCTGCAGCGAGCCTATGACCAGGTCGTGCACGATGTCGCCACCCAGAATCTTCCAGTGGCGTTCTTCATTGATCGAGGAGGACTCGTCGCGGAGGACGGGACGACTCATCATGGGGCCTTCGACTACGCGTACCTGCGGCACGTACCCAATATGGTTGTCATGGCTCCCAAAGATGAAAACGAACTGCAGCACATGGTGAAAACCTGTTTGGAGTTCAACGGACCGATTTCGGTTCGATATCCACGCGGGGTGAGTCTTGGAGTGAAAATGGACTCGGTTCCTCAGGCCTTGCCTCTCGGGAAAGGTGAGCTTCTCCGTGAGGGAACGGATGTGGCGATCATTGCGATCGGTGTCTCAGTGTGGCAGGCTGTTCAGGCAGCCGAACGGCTCGGTAATGAAGGGATCTCCACGACGGTCGTGAACGGACGATTCGTCAAGCCACTTGATCATGAATTGATCGTCGATGTGGCGAAGAGAGTCCGTTACGTCGTGACGGTGGAAGAAGGTTGTAAGATCGGTGGGTTTGGGTCCGCCGTGCTGGAAACCCTTTCTGAAGCCGGGCTGACGGACGTGAAGACAAAGGTTCTAGGCCTGCCCGATTGGTATATCGAACAGGGGCCCCAGGATCTGTTGCGGGAACGGTATGGGTTGACGGCTGAAGGAATCTATCAAAGCGTGAAGGAAGTGATCGGTAAAGCCCCAGCCGTAAAATCCCCCCTCACAGGTGCAGCGCTCGCCGGCCATCTCCCTCATGGAGATGAACAGGGGAGCTGA
- the ispG gene encoding flavodoxin-dependent (E)-4-hydroxy-3-methylbut-2-enyl-diphosphate synthase, whose translation MHINRRKTRQIQVGKVKVGGDAPVSVQSMCSTDTRDVTATVAQIHQLEAAGCEIIRVAVPDDEAAQALPHIKAAMSVPLIADIHFDHRLALKAAQIVDCVRINPGNIGAWWKVEEVIKAVNERGIPLRVGVNGGSLERPLLEKYGWPSPEALAESALNAVRALEDVGFTNMKVSLKASDVHHAIDAYWLFAHQSDYPLHIGITEAGTAMTGAVKSSIGLGYLLSQGIGDTLRVSLAADPVDEVKVGFEILKSLELRHRGINVIACPTCGRVEIDVVRMANELEKKLGHIKTPLNVSVLGCVVNGIGEGKEADIGIAGGEGKGILFKKGKLVRKVPMEELMDTLIEEVELLAKEKEAESNGEAIASVPSNGWESLEPQSDHPSTRGKEIPVLPLR comes from the coding sequence ATGCATATCAACAGACGCAAGACTCGGCAAATCCAAGTCGGCAAGGTGAAGGTCGGGGGCGATGCGCCCGTGTCCGTGCAATCCATGTGTTCGACGGACACACGCGATGTGACTGCAACGGTCGCGCAGATTCACCAGCTTGAAGCCGCCGGCTGCGAAATCATCCGCGTGGCCGTTCCGGACGACGAGGCCGCCCAAGCCCTTCCGCACATCAAAGCGGCCATGTCGGTACCGCTGATTGCCGACATTCACTTCGATCATCGGCTTGCCTTGAAGGCCGCCCAGATCGTCGATTGTGTCCGTATCAATCCCGGCAATATCGGTGCGTGGTGGAAAGTGGAAGAAGTCATCAAGGCCGTGAATGAGCGAGGAATTCCGCTTCGAGTCGGCGTCAATGGCGGGTCGCTCGAACGACCATTGCTGGAGAAGTACGGATGGCCTTCTCCGGAGGCGTTGGCCGAGTCGGCGCTGAACGCCGTGCGTGCGCTCGAAGACGTGGGCTTTACCAACATGAAAGTGTCGCTCAAAGCCTCGGACGTCCATCACGCGATCGATGCCTACTGGCTCTTTGCCCATCAGTCCGATTATCCTTTGCATATCGGGATTACCGAGGCGGGAACGGCCATGACGGGTGCGGTGAAGTCTTCCATCGGCCTGGGGTACTTGCTTTCGCAGGGCATAGGGGACACGTTGCGTGTGTCGTTGGCGGCGGATCCGGTCGACGAAGTCAAAGTCGGATTTGAAATTCTCAAGTCACTTGAATTACGTCATCGGGGTATCAATGTCATCGCGTGCCCGACTTGTGGGCGCGTTGAAATCGACGTCGTCCGGATGGCGAACGAATTGGAGAAGAAGCTCGGGCATATCAAGACCCCGTTGAACGTGTCGGTGTTGGGTTGTGTCGTCAATGGTATCGGAGAGGGGAAAGAGGCCGATATCGGGATTGCCGGCGGCGAGGGCAAAGGCATTTTATTCAAGAAAGGGAAGCTCGTTCGCAAGGTTCCCATGGAAGAATTGATGGACACACTCATCGAAGAAGTCGAATTGCTGGCCAAGGAAAAAGAAGCAGAAAGCAACGGCGAAGCGATAGCATCTGTCCCTTCGAACGGCTGGGAATCGCTGGAGCCCCAATCCGATCATCCTTCGACGCGAGGAAAAGAAATACCGGTCTTGCCTCTCAGGTAA